The sequence GATGATCCCGGCAAAGCTTGGTAAAGCGAGATCTGCTTAGAGGGCGCGGACGTTGGTCGCGCAAGGTCCTTTTTTGCCTTGGCCTAACTCAAATTCTACGGCTTGACCCTCGTCCAGGCTGGCGAAGCCGCCATTGGCCTGAATTTCTGAGTGGTGCACAAAAATGTCATTCCCGCCTTCAGCAGGAGTGATGAAGCCGTAGCCTTTTTCTGCATTAAACCATTTTACTATACCTTTTAACATATTACTTAATTCAATTTGGTGGCGTTTAAAATCCATTCACGTTGCCACCAGGACGTAAACAGATGTGAAAAATTGAGAATGGCAATGGCTCAGCGAGAGTCGAGGGACCCGATTTGGGGGCTGGCGAATTGTTGCCGTAAAACAAAGAAATTGGGAGGCGCTATCTCAGCGGTAGAACGCGGGTGGTACTGATTGGATGAAATGTTTTTACTTGGGGTTGCTCTTACGACACTGGGCTGAGATGAGGGATGGACGCAACGTATTGGGGTGCATATTAGTGGCTAAGTCTCACAAGTCGAGATATTTCCGACAATATGCTGATCAGGAGTCTTCGTGGGGGGTGTAGTTGAGGCCTCTCACTCGGTTTTTCCAGAGGCTTTTCTTGTGAGCAGCGGGTACAGGATGACCCAAGAGCTTATGCATGATGGGAAAATAGCGAGCCAAGTCTTCCTGATGAACAGCTAAGCGTATTTTTGAGGCAATGGTTTCTGGGG is a genomic window of Rubritalea squalenifaciens DSM 18772 containing:
- a CDS encoding cold shock domain-containing protein, which translates into the protein MLKGIVKWFNAEKGYGFITPAEGGNDIFVHHSEIQANGGFASLDEGQAVEFELGQGKKGPCATNVRAL